Within the Catalinimonas niigatensis genome, the region TTGAATGGTATAGACATGAACCAGAAGGATTTTGCGAAAACCTTCACTGTACTTGTACTTTTACTCAAAAGTAAGCGTTTGCATAGAAGATAAATCTATCTGTTTCCACTGTTTTTGGTGCAACGCTTGAACGCATTATTATTTACAGCGGCCTTAATATCTTACATAAACTCGAGCCTGAGAGCCCATTAAAAAAAAGAGAAAGATAGATAACAAACACAAATTTTTGTATATTCCATCAAGCTTAAAGAGCTGTACTGCTCAAAAATCTGAAAGAATAAATTGTTCTAAAATTAGTACCAGAAAGAGTTTAGTGAGAATTTTTATATAAGCCAACTCAAACTATTTTCTGATCTTCTTGGCACTGCCTGGCTGTACTTAATTGTTGTGTGATAAAATAAGCAAAGGCATTGTCAGCAAGGAACTAACGTTAAACATGTATACCATGAAGTTACTTACATCAATCACCATACTTATCTTTCTAGCGGGGTTCACTACCCACACCGGAGACCCTGCCTGGTATAAAAATGGGGATAAAGCTTATGCATATGACTTTATTACTCAGAATATCAAGAAAGAAGTAGTGCTTCATCTACGGTCCAATCAGGAAAGTGTAAAAGGCTGGGGTACCATTATGCAAAATATTTCTTCCAAGCCATTCAAAGGAAGAGAAGTGAAGTTTACCGCTTCAGTCAAGACTGAAGATATCAAAGGCTGGGTAGGACTCTGGATGCGGGTGGCCGACTCCAAAACCAATGAGATATATGCGTATGAAAATATGATCACGCACGCCATCAAGAATACTCAGGACTGGAAAGATTATTCCATTACTCTGGAAGTAGATCCTGAGAGTGACGTGATTTCTTATGGGGTCTTGCTGAATGAGGCCGGTAAAGTATGGATGAAAAATGCCAAAATAGAAACCTATACTGCTAATCCATCACCTGAACAACTTAAGGTAAATAAAACCAGGTAAAACAGAGAAGCCACATCAAAACACTCCTCAAACGGATTATCATTAAGCATGCAGCAGGTATCCGTTTATTTCTCTCTGCATCACGCTGGCGTAGACTCTAACAGGAGGTATTATATATAAATTTATAAATAATAAATTGAACTTTTGTCATTTTGAATCCAGATTTTTGATGTCAATATCAGTCAGCACCTTGATGCCACTCTTTTTCATCAGTGCGCTGGCATTAAAATCCTGACAGAGTCCGGGAGTGAGTGTATAGTTAAAGGTCATGATATCTTCTTTAATTTCACTATTAAAGCTATAATTGATCACGATGCTGTGCTGTCCTGCCAGTTTGGCCAGTTCCAGGTCGTGGGTAGATATGATTCCAAAGGCATTGAGTTCGCTGAGTTGCTTGATTAGCGAAAAACCTCCTTTATGCCGATCCTCTGAGTTAGTACCTTTAAACATTTCGTCCAGAAGAAAAAATACGGCCTGCCTGCTTTCTATCAGCTTCAGCAGTTGTTCTACCCTTTTCAATTCTGCATAAAATGAAGAAATTCCTTCTTCCAGTTTATCCAGTGTCCGCATACTGGAAAACACCTTCATATGTGATACTTCTCCGGCAGAGGCACAGCAGGGAGCACCCATCAGGGCCAATGCCAGGTTTACACCCAGGCTTCTTAAAAAGGTGCTTTTACCCGCCATATTTGATCCGGTGATCATCGCGATTTGTCCCTGCCCATTCAGCATAAAATCATTGCAGATCCTTTTTTCCTGACTGATCAGGGGATGACCCAACTTCTCAAAATGAATATGATATGGATCGGTTTTTATTTCTGGAAAAGTGAAGGATGGATTAGCATAGGAAAAACCTGCCAGACTGCTCAAAACTTCAAATTCGCTTACGGCAGAAGCCCAGCCCCGTAAATAGGTTCCGTTTCTCTCTTTCCACCGTTCTGTGGCAAGAATCCAGTAAATGTCCAGTAGCCATAATGTATTGAAAATAGTATACAGGAGATTGCCGGTGTTTTGAAATATGGCCAGTATTTTCTTTAACGCATTGATTTCACTGGCGGCAGAGTAATTGTCCTTGCTAAATGTCTGTTGAGCTTTACAGAGAATTTGAGAGTGAAATTTCTCTGCTTCAATCCTTGTAATCAGTGCATGATAGGTTCCTAAGATTTTGGCATTGTCTATGTTTTCCAGAATTTCTCTGGAGATGAGTTTTACCTTTTTTAATACAAAAAAATTGACAATTAAGATGACAAGCAGTGGAAGCAAGCTCATGATGGAATTCTCCGAAAAAGCATGCATCACATAGTATACCGCTGCCGCTGTGGATAATGCAGACAGGAGAATACAGATTAGCAGATATTTTGTTTGCTGAGGCAATAAGTGCACAGGCCGCTCTATCCACTCCAAAAATTTATGATAATCGCTTTTTTTATTTGTAAAATGCATACCTGATGCCTGAAAGTCTTGTCTCCAATCCAGTCTTGGAGCAAGTTCCCGGATGGCTTCCTGCCTCTTGAGAATGGTGTCTTTAGAAGCGGGTGCCGATAGCCAGGCGGCCAGCAATACCCGACCCGACTCTGTGGTAGTGCGATTGATCAGTTGAAAAAGCGAATGCTGCCCGAAAACATCAAAATCAGCTATGTAAGGATGCTCGTAGCTGATAAAGTGTTTTCCGCTCTCAAACCCCGACAGTTCGTTATTAAGTCTGAATATTTCATGTTCATTGATCTCTTTAAGGAAAGCAGTCTGCTGTTTTAAATAGACCATCCGGTTATAGCGGTTGATGACATGGCCAAACCCCA harbors:
- a CDS encoding MutS-related protein codes for the protein MMPVNQYQEYIQKYEAKIQNLSDEISKLSVYRLAVFILTIAIITVLANERMIALVLMAALLGFLGFGHVINRYNRMVYLKQQTAFLKEINEHEIFRLNNELSGFESGKHFISYEHPYIADFDVFGQHSLFQLINRTTTESGRVLLAAWLSAPASKDTILKRQEAIRELAPRLDWRQDFQASGMHFTNKKSDYHKFLEWIERPVHLLPQQTKYLLICILLSALSTAAAVYYVMHAFSENSIMSLLPLLVILIVNFFVLKKVKLISREILENIDNAKILGTYHALITRIEAEKFHSQILCKAQQTFSKDNYSAASEINALKKILAIFQNTGNLLYTIFNTLWLLDIYWILATERWKERNGTYLRGWASAVSEFEVLSSLAGFSYANPSFTFPEIKTDPYHIHFEKLGHPLISQEKRICNDFMLNGQGQIAMITGSNMAGKSTFLRSLGVNLALALMGAPCCASAGEVSHMKVFSSMRTLDKLEEGISSFYAELKRVEQLLKLIESRQAVFFLLDEMFKGTNSEDRHKGGFSLIKQLSELNAFGIISTHDLELAKLAGQHSIVINYSFNSEIKEDIMTFNYTLTPGLCQDFNASALMKKSGIKVLTDIDIKNLDSK